The sequence below is a genomic window from Sphingobium sp. EP60837.
CACGCTGATGACATTGATACGCGTCAGAAAGCTGACCACCAGATCGGGCTTGGCCGCGCCCAAGGCGTTACGCAATGCAGCGACCCTCTGGAACATGGCGGATGCCGATTGCAGGAGGGGCAGCCGTCCCGGCGGGAAGCCGATCTGCGACACGCGTACGGCCGGGTCGTGGGGATAGTAGGGATCGGTGCCGGGCTCTTCAAAAGCGAAAAGGCTGACGGTCCAGCCCAAGCGGCTGAAATGATTGCAAAGCAAGCTTACGATATGTTCCGACCCGCCCGCGCGCAGGCCCGCGAGAACGAAGGCGACATGAGGCTTGCCCGACGGGGCGCTCGTCCTGACGAATGTCTTCATTTGGTCAGAATGCGGCGAGTAAATTCATGAATCCATGGCCATTGAGTATGATATCGGATGAACGCCCGTGCTGAGCTTTGGGGCTTAGCCAGCAGAGCGCGGCCGCTCGCATTCGGACTAATCCCTAATGGCCTGACGCTAGCCAAGCGCCCAGCTTCCTGAAGAGCCAACAAATTGTAATTTCAGGTCTATGACCATTGCAGCCTCCCAATTCTTTTCGCGCGCGGCCGACGCCCTGCCCCAGCAGGTGGAGGACGCCTTCTTCAGTTCGATCAAAAATCCGAACAACACCTTCAAATGCACATGGGGAGGACGGTTTGACGAGATTGACCAGCGCCTGGTGCAGGCACTTAGGCAACGGCGCGTCGAACTGAATGAACTGCTCGACGTAGGCGTGTCGTCCGGCGCGACGACGCTGGACCTGTGGGACACATTGCGTCGCGAAGGCTTTCGGCCGCGCATCACCGGGACCGACTATACGATCCACGCCTGGATTGTCCCGCTTGGCCCGAACTGTTCCGCCCTGCTGAACGAGGAAGGACAGCTGTTGCAGGCGGACCTGTTCGGCTGGTCCATGCGGCCTTGGCGGCGGCGCATGGATTATCTTACCGGCATGTGGCTGGTCCGGCCGCTGCTGAGGCGGCTGCTCGGCCGAAGGGCGGCGCGCAAGCTACGCGAGGGGATCGGCGTCAGGAAGGTCGAACTCGTCAGTCCGCGGCTCCGCGATCATGACAGCATCACCGTGGTTCAGGATAATGTGCTGGTATCTCGCGATACGTTCGCCGGGCGGTTTGACCTGATCCGCGCTGCCAATGTCCTGAACGAAAATTATTTTCCGAAAGGCGAGTTGAAGCAGGCGGTGGAAAATCTGTGCACCTATTTGCGGGGACCAGGATCACTGCTCTTCATCATCCGCACCCTTCCCTCAGGCGAGCATCATGGGACGTTGTTCGCCCTGCGCGAAAAAGGCGCGCTGGAGGTTGTGGAGAGGATCGGGGCCGGGTCGGAAATCGAGGAACTGCTGTCGGCTGCCTGATCCGTCGTCGCGGGCCTCGTTTGCCGACTTTCAGGAGCAACTATGAAAATTGCCCATGTCATCACGGCCCTGAATGTCGGCGGCGCAGAAACCATGCTGGCCAAGCTGGTGGAACATGAGCGCGCGCAGGGTGGCGATATAGAATCTTGCGTGATTTCCCTGATGACACCGGGCGTGGGAGGCGACCGTATCCGCGCGAGCGGCGTACCGTTGCACAGCTGCGGACTCGACGGCGCACTGGCGCTGCCGGCCGCGCTAGCCCGGCTGCGCTCGATCATCGGGCAAGAGCGGCCGGACATCGTCATGGCCTGGATGTATCATGCGCATCTCGCGGCGGTCATAGGTGCAGGGCTGCAACGGCCATCCATTCCCCTGATCTGGAATGTGCGCCACAGCCTCGCGGATCTGGCTCAAGAAAAGCCCGCCACCCGCGCGATTATCCGTGTGGAAGCGCTTTTGTCCCGACTGCCGCGCCGGATCATCTACAATTCCCATGCCGCCGCACAGCAGCATGAGCGGCTGGGCTTTTGCGCATCGCGGACGATGGTCATTCCCAACGGGTTCGACTGCGGACATTTCCGTCCGCAGCCGGGAAGCCGGGAGCGGCTGATAGAGCGGCTGGGGATCGACCCAGCCGCCTTGATCGTGGGCATGGCCGCGCGCAACCATCCTATGAAGGACGCAGCCACCCTGGTCGAAGCCGTGAGGCGAGCGAGAGAAGCCGGGGCGGACATCCACCTGCTGTTGAGCGGCGAGGGCATGGAACGACCTGTTGGCGATCTGGCGCGAACGCTGCAGGCAATTCCGGCCGATCGAGTGACATTGCGCGGTCATGACAGGTCGCTGGCAGAATGGGTGCCTGGCCTGGACCTGCTCGTCCTTCCATCGGCCTGGGGCGAAGGGTTCCCGAACATATTGGGCGAAGCCATGTCATGCGCCGTACCCTGCATCGCGACGGATGTGGGGGATAGCCGCTTCGTCATCGGCGATACGGGCATCATCGTGCCGCCGCGCGATCCTGCACTGATGGCCAAGGCGATCCTGACGCTGGCGGAACACGGCCCGGATGGCCGCCGGGAGCTTGGATTCTCCGCGCGCGAGCGTGTCCGGCAGAAGTTCGCCATGGACAGGATCGGCGCGCTTTACGCCGCGCTTTATGACAGCGTGAGCGGCATGGCTGTCCAGCGGCCAAACCGGTCACAATCCTCCATCCGACGGGCACAGGTGATGTGATGCTGCAGCGCTTTTCTGCGACTGAGGTTATGGAGCCGGCGCCACGACAGGTGGGCGGCATCGCGCGAACGGCGGCTCCTGCCCGAATCTGCTTTCCCTTCGGCGGCGGGGCAGTAGGCGGCAGTCATATATCGGCGATAAAGCTGATCCAGGGGCTCGACCGCACACGCTTCGCTCCCTTGATTGTGCTGCACTATGGTGGAGGACAATTGGGGCAACTGCTTCGTTCCGAAGGACTGGATTACATCACCTTGCCCGGCAGGCGGTTCTTCGGCCAGTCGCGGGGTGTTCCTCAGACGGGAGGAGCGATATCCTTCATCAGCACCTGCTTCGATCAGTGGCGTCTCGCCGGCTTTCTCAAGATGAACGGCGTCCAAATCGTGCATAGCAATGAGGGGGCCATGCACATTTCCTGGGCCCTGCCTGCGCGGTTGGCGGGAGCAAAGCTGCTCTGGCACCATCGCGGCATGCCCGATGCGCGAGGCGTGCGTTTTCTGGCACCCTTGATCGCCAGCCGGATCGTAGGAGTGTCGCAGTTCGCCTTGTCGGAAGTGCGGCGCGGGAAGAAGGCCGTGCGCAAGACTGCGGTTGTTTACAGCCCCTTCGACACTGACGCCGAACCGATCGACAAGGCGAGGGCACATCAGGCCCTTATCGAAGAATTGAATGTCGATCCCCGAACCAAGCTGATCGGCTTCTTCGGCAATCTCGTCGAGCGCAAGCGGCCCATGCTGTTCGTGGAAACAGTGGCCCGCCTAGCGGAAAAGCGGCCAGCGCTCCCCTTCCTGGGGTTGATGTTCGGCTCCGCGCTGGAACCGGGCGTCGAGGACCAGTTGACCGAGCGGGCACAGACGCTCGGGATCAGCCATCGGCTGCGCCTCATGGGATTCCGCTATAACT
It includes:
- a CDS encoding glycosyltransferase → MKIAHVITALNVGGAETMLAKLVEHERAQGGDIESCVISLMTPGVGGDRIRASGVPLHSCGLDGALALPAALARLRSIIGQERPDIVMAWMYHAHLAAVIGAGLQRPSIPLIWNVRHSLADLAQEKPATRAIIRVEALLSRLPRRIIYNSHAAAQQHERLGFCASRTMVIPNGFDCGHFRPQPGSRERLIERLGIDPAALIVGMAARNHPMKDAATLVEAVRRAREAGADIHLLLSGEGMERPVGDLARTLQAIPADRVTLRGHDRSLAEWVPGLDLLVLPSAWGEGFPNILGEAMSCAVPCIATDVGDSRFVIGDTGIIVPPRDPALMAKAILTLAEHGPDGRRELGFSARERVRQKFAMDRIGALYAALYDSVSGMAVQRPNRSQSSIRRAQVM
- a CDS encoding glycosyltransferase family 4 protein — its product is MLQRFSATEVMEPAPRQVGGIARTAAPARICFPFGGGAVGGSHISAIKLIQGLDRTRFAPLIVLHYGGGQLGQLLRSEGLDYITLPGRRFFGQSRGVPQTGGAISFISTCFDQWRLAGFLKMNGVQIVHSNEGAMHISWALPARLAGAKLLWHHRGMPDARGVRFLAPLIASRIVGVSQFALSEVRRGKKAVRKTAVVYSPFDTDAEPIDKARAHQALIEELNVDPRTKLIGFFGNLVERKRPMLFVETVARLAEKRPALPFLGLMFGSALEPGVEDQLTERAQTLGISHRLRLMGFRYNSAELMAACDIHAVPAIDEPFGRSLIEAMLLGTPVVAAASGGNLEAIEEGVTGLLSAADDPAAMAEAILRLLDSPDQAETIAAKALKAATQLYGADRHVAQISAIYQSLLSAAKTGADQPW